From a region of the Lactuca sativa cultivar Salinas chromosome 4, Lsat_Salinas_v11, whole genome shotgun sequence genome:
- the LOC111912914 gene encoding cytochrome P450 CYP82D47, which translates to MELFLPFSATITAIVFCFLLKFLLQSFKGKRVKNTEPPQVKGRWPVIGHLRLLGGPELPHRVLGGLADKYGPIFSIKLGVHNVLVVSSAEMAKECFTTNDKVFASRPKSMAVEHMGYKYAILALAPYGDYWRQVRKIMTLEVLSQRRVEMLGPLRSSEVKASMEDIYNAWVKNKESGSSDMVKVDMKQLFQNLILNVVVRVVSGKRFSPDDKEGVRFQKVIRKFFVLLGTFVVSDFIPYLKPLDLGGYEKKMKMTGEEMYGIVTGWLEDHKRVRAEEKHAQQHERSQVFMDVLISVLEGASPEEFRGFDHDTIIKATCLTVLAAGLDTSSATLTWALCLLLNNPRVLKLAQDELDEHVGRKRAVEESDLKNLVYLDAIVKETLRLYPPGPLSLPHESMEDCIIGGYKIPKGTRLLTNLWKIQHDPNKWSDPEEFQPERFLTSHKHVDVRGNNYELIPFGSGRRVCPAIPFALRSLHITLATLIQQFVLKKPSNEPIDMSETPGVTISKAIPLEVLLAPRLSLDMYPVAA; encoded by the exons ATGGAGTTGTTTCTCCCATTTTCAGCGACTATAACCGCaattgttttttgttttctacTAAAATTCCTGCTGCAAAGCTTTAAAGGAAAGAGAGTGAAAAACACAGAACCACCTCAAGTCAAGGGCCGATGGCCAGTAATCGGACACCTGCGCCTTCTAGGTGGACCTGAACTACCTCACAGGGTCTTAGGTGGATTGGCAGATAAATATGGCCCTATTTTCAGCATCAAGCTTGGTGTTCACAATGTTTTGGTGGTGAGTAGCGCTGAGATGGCGAAAGAGTGCTTTACCACAAACGATAAGGTGTTTGCAAGTCGACCCAAGTCAATGGCAGTAGAACACATGGGCTATAAGTATGCCATTTTGGCTCTAGCTCCTTATGGGGACTACTGGCGACAAGTGCGCAAGATCATGACTCTGGAGGTTCTCTCTCAGCGACGTGTGGAGATGCTTGGACCTCTTCGTTCTTCAGAGGTTAAAGCATCCATGGAAGATATATATAACGCTTGGGTAAAGAATAAAGAGAGTGGAAGTTCCGACATGGTAAAGGTGGATATGAAACAATTGTTTCAGAACTTGATATTAAATGTTGTCGTCAGGGTTGTTTCAGGAAAAAGGTTTTCACCTGATGACAAAGAAGGTGTTCGATTTCAAAAAGTGATAAGGAAATTCTTTGTGTTGTTGGGCACATTTGTGGTGTCTGATTTTATTCCATATCTGAAGCCATTGGACCTGGGAGGATACGAGAAAAAAATGAAGATGACAGGAGAAGAGATGTACGGAATTGTTACAGGATGGCTAGAGGATCACAAGAGAGTGAGAGCCGAGGAAAAGCATGCGCAGCAACATGAAAGAAGCCAAGTCTTCATGGATGTTCTTATTTCCGTTCTTGAAGGTGCCTCCCCAGAGGAATTCCGTGGTTTTGACCATGATACCATAATCAAGGCTACATGTTTG ACTGTTTTAGCTGCGGGCTTGGACACATCATCTGCAACATTAACATGGGCTTTATGTTTGTTGCTCAACAACCCAAGAGTATTAAAACTTGCCCAAGATGAATTGGATGAGCATGTTGGAAGGAAGAGAGCAGTAGAGGAGTCCGACCTAAAGAACCTTGTTTACCTTGATGCAATCGTTAAAGAAACACTGCGTTTATACCCGCCTGGACCTCTAAGCCTTCCTCATGAGTCCATGGAGGATTGCATTATTGGTGGCTACAAAATCCCTAAAGGCACACGTTTATTGACTAATCTTTGGAAAATTCAACATGATCCTAATAAATGGTCAGATCCTGAAGAATTTCAGCCAGAAAGATTCTTGACAAGTCATAAACATGTTGATGTCAGGGGAAACAATTATGAATTGATTCCTTTCGGTAGTGGTAGAAGAGTATGCCCTGCTATTCCGTTTGCTCTTCGGTCTTTGCATATAACTTTAGCTACTTTAATACAACAATTTGTGCTTAAAAAGCCATCGAATGAACCCATTGATATGAGTGAAACCCCGGGAGTGACTATCAGCAAAGCAATCCCACTTGAGGTCCTTCTGGCGCCTCGTTTATCCCTTGATATGTACCCTGTTGCTGCATGA